The sequence GTATAGGTCGATGGTATGATTGGCGGAGAAAATACACGACATAAGGGTGAAATCAGTATGGCACAAGCACCTGTCTCTCCTGTGGTGCTAGTCATTTTAGATGGCTGGGGTTATCGCGAAGCCACAGATGGAAATGCCATTGCTGCTGCTAAGACACCCGTCATGAACAGCCTGTGGGCAGCGTATCCCAAAACTTTAATCTCAACCTCTGGAAAAGCAGTGGGACTGCCAGAGGGACAAATGGGCAACTCGGAAGTCGGTCACATGAATTTAGGGGCAGGCCGAGTTGTGAAACAAGAACTGATGCGGATTACCGATGCCTTTGAAGAGGGTTCAATTCAGGAGAACTTAGCCCTGCTGAAAGTTTGCCAAGAAGTTCGCGCTAGCGGGGGCAAATTGCATTTGGTAGGCTTGTGTTCGGACGGAGGGGTTCACTCCCATCTCAGCCATTTGCTGGGTTTATTAGAATTTGCCAAACAACAAGATATTGCTCAGGTGTGCATTCATGCCATTACGGATGGACGCGATACTTATCCAACCGATGGGATTGGTAGCCTGAAGAAAATTGAAGAGGCGATCGCGAAAATCGGGATCGGTCAAATTGTCACCATCAGCGGTCGCTATTATGCAATGGATCGCGATCGCCGCTGGGATCGGGTAAGACAAGCCTATGAGGTGATGACTCAAACCGGAAGCGGCGACGGACGCACCCCGACAGAGGTGATGGAAGCCTCCTACGCTGAAGGCGTCACCGATGAATTTGTGGTTCCCGTGCGAATTGCTCAAGGGGCGATTGAACCCAATGATGGCGTCATCTTTTTTAACTTTCGTCCGGATCGGGCGCGACAACTGACTCAAGCGTTTGTCGATCCAGGATTTGCGGATTTTGAGCGATCGCAAATTCAACCCCTCAGCTTTGTCACCTTTACCCAATACGACTCCACCTTACCCGTATTGGTCGCTTTTGAACCGCAAAACCTCAGTAATATCCTAGGGGAAGTCCTCGCCCAGCGCGGTTTGCGCCAGTTTCGCACCGCTGAAACCGAAAAGTACGCCCACGTCACCTACTTTTTCAATGGCGGTTTAGAAGAACCCTTTGAAGGTGAGGATCGCCACCTGATTCCCAGTCCAATGGTAGCCACCTACGACAAAGCCCCGGAAATGTCTGCCGCTGAGGTGACAGAAGTGGCGATCGCTGCCATCTCGGAACAGGTTTATTCGCTGGTGGTGATTAACTACGCTAACCCTGATATGGTGGGACATACCGGCAATCTACAGGCAACCGTCACCGCGATTGAAACCGTCGATGAGTGTTTGGGGCGTCTGATTGAAAGCATCCTCAAAGCAGGCGGAACTGCCTTAATTTTGGCCGATCATGGCAATGCGGAATTGATGAACGACGCGGAAGGCAATCCTTGGACGGCACATACAACCAATCCCGTTCCCTTTATCCTGGTGGAAGGGGAAGGCTTAAAAATTCCCGGACATGGGGCTTCAGTTAATCTCAAATCTGACGGACGCCTAGCCGATATTGCGCCGACTATTTTAGAGATTCTCAAGCTTCCTCAACCGCCGGAAATGACAGGGCGATCGCTGATTGGTTCGCCCGCCTACGAAGTCCGGCAAAATCGCTCTCCCGTGCGTCTATCGCGCTAAGATAGGGATTTGGCTCTTGGGTTAACGGTGAGACTGTAACAATGCTGAATAACGTTTTACAAGGAATTTGGGGTTTATCGGCGATTGGTTTAATTGTGCTAGTTTTGCTCCATAGTCCCAAAGGCGATGGACTTGGGGGAATCGGCGGACAAGCCCAATTGTTTACCTCTGCCAAAAGTGCAGAAACCACCCTCAACCGAACCACTTGGGTACTAACAGCGATCTTTATGGGCTTAACGGTGATTTTAAGTGCGGGTTGGTTGGCGAGTTAAACCCTGGAGGCGGTGGGCGATCGCTTCTATTCTCCTGCTGTTTTTGGGGTCAGTTTTGGCGATCGCTACCCCAGCCCTCCCTCCACCCCAAGCTCATCCTTTACCCCCAACGCTAGCTCAGTGGGGCGATCGCAGTGGCGATTATTTCGAGGAGATCGAATCCACTCCGCTGGGCTATTTGGTGTGGTCATCGTTACCCATCAGCGTTTACATTGAAGTCCCCAAAGACCCCTCAGACCGCGTTCAGACTTGGCAGAAGGCGGTTGAACGGGCGGTAATGGACTGGAATCCCTATTTACCCTTAAACCCCGTAGACAGTCCAGAAAACGCCGATATTCGCATCTGGTATCGGCGTCCCCCTTTACGTCTTTCTTCAACCGGCGAAATTCTACGGGCGAGAACCGCAGAAACCCGCTATGAATTCTATAAGCGATCGCCAGCAACCCCGATGCATCGCTGCGACATTTACCTCAGTCCCCATCAAAGCGCAATTTATACCCTAGCAACCGCTCGTCACGAATTGGGTCATGCATTGGGGATCTGGGGTCATTCTCCCTCCCCCGAAGATGTCATGTACTTCTCGCAAGTTCAAGACCCCGTAGAGATTTCCCCTAGAGATATTAATACCCTAAAACGCATCTACGAACAGCCTACACGCCTCGGTTGGGAGCAACGCTAAGGAAGAAGGGAGTTGGGAATTGGGAGTTGGGGGTTGGGAGTTAGGAATTGGGGGTTGGGAGTTAGGAATTGGGAGTTGGGGAGAAGAAGGGAATTGGGAGTTAGGAGTTGGGGGTTGGGGAAGAAGAGGAATTCAGGGTTAATCCTAATTACTCCTATACTTCTCAGCAGTCGTAACTCCTTGAACTCAGCACTCTCTTCTCACTCGGAACTCGGAACTCGGAACTCGGAACTCGGAACTCGGAACTTGGAACTGACTCAGCACTCTCTTCTCACTCGGAACTCGGAACTCGGAACTCGGAACTCTTTTCTCCCCACCCTCTTCCCCACTCAGCACTCAGCACTTAGTTTAGATAGCGCAGTTGAGGCCACCTGATTTCTTGCTGAAGAGGTAATTTTCGCGGTAATCTACTGGGCAATCAATTACAGCCGGAACCTCTTGATTGAGGGCTTCCTTGAGGGTTGGGATCAGTTCTGCGGCTGAGTTGACGCGATATCCTTTTAAGCCCATACTTTCCGCAAATTTAACAAAATCGGGATTGCCAAACTTGATAAAGGCAGATTCGCCGTAATGGTCTTGTTGCTTCCATTCAATCAGACCATAGCCGCCATCGTTAAAGATTAGGGTTACAAAGGCAGTCCCTACCCGCAGCGCAGTTTCCAGTTCTTGGCAGTTCATCATAAACCCGCCATCTCCGGTTGCAGCAATCACTTTGCGATCGGGATGAACCAGTTTAGCGGCGATCGCGCCGGGAATCGCAATCCCCATCGCCGCAAATCCATTAGAAATTAAACAGGTATTAGGGCGATCGCAATGGTAGTGACGCGCAATCCACATCTTATGCGCCCCCACATCCGAAATTAAAATATCTTCTGGCCCCAGAACCTGTCGCAAGTCGTAAATTAACTTTTGCGGTTTAATGGGGAACTCTCCATCGGTCGCATACTGTTCGTAATCCTCACGAATATCGCTGCGTAACTCCGTAGCGTAGGCGGGGGCTTTTCCTTGGCGATCCGAACGGCGGAGAATTTCGGTGAGCGAATCAGAGATATCGCCGACAATTTCTACGATCGGGATATAGCTGCTATCAATTTCTGCGGGTAAAGCGCCAATATGAATAATCGGAATTTTGCCTTCTGGGTTCCATTTCTTCGGCGAAAACTCAATCAAGTCATAACCCACAGCAATCACTAAATCAGTATGGTCAAAGGCACAGCTAATATAGTCGCGCTGCTGAAGACCTGCTGTCCAGAGCGCGAGGGGATGCGTGTAGGGAATCACGCCTTTACCCATAAAGGTATTCGCCACCGGGATATTCAGTTGGGTGGCAAATTCGGTTAATGCATCGCTGGCTTTAGCACGAATTGCGCCATTTCCCACCAGTAATAAGGGATGGCTGGCTTTAGAAATCGCAACGGCCGCTTCATTAATGGTTTGATAAGCCGCATAGGACTTATCGCGTTTATCCCGTTCTAGGGGTTTGCCTTCCACAGGCATAGCGGCGATATTTTCCGGTAAGTCAATATGAACGGCTCCCGGTTTTTCGCTTTGAGCAATTTTAAAGGCTTTGCGAACAATTTCTGGGGTATTGCTCGGCCGGACAATTTGGGTATTCCATTTGGTGACAGGGGAAAACATTGCCACCAAGTCAAGATATTGATGGGATTCAATGTGCATCCGATCGGTTCCCACTTG comes from Desertifilum tharense IPPAS B-1220 and encodes:
- the gpmI gene encoding 2,3-bisphosphoglycerate-independent phosphoglycerate mutase; the protein is MAQAPVSPVVLVILDGWGYREATDGNAIAAAKTPVMNSLWAAYPKTLISTSGKAVGLPEGQMGNSEVGHMNLGAGRVVKQELMRITDAFEEGSIQENLALLKVCQEVRASGGKLHLVGLCSDGGVHSHLSHLLGLLEFAKQQDIAQVCIHAITDGRDTYPTDGIGSLKKIEEAIAKIGIGQIVTISGRYYAMDRDRRWDRVRQAYEVMTQTGSGDGRTPTEVMEASYAEGVTDEFVVPVRIAQGAIEPNDGVIFFNFRPDRARQLTQAFVDPGFADFERSQIQPLSFVTFTQYDSTLPVLVAFEPQNLSNILGEVLAQRGLRQFRTAETEKYAHVTYFFNGGLEEPFEGEDRHLIPSPMVATYDKAPEMSAAEVTEVAIAAISEQVYSLVVINYANPDMVGHTGNLQATVTAIETVDECLGRLIESILKAGGTALILADHGNAELMNDAEGNPWTAHTTNPVPFILVEGEGLKIPGHGASVNLKSDGRLADIAPTILEILKLPQPPEMTGRSLIGSPAYEVRQNRSPVRLSR
- the secG gene encoding preprotein translocase subunit SecG, with the translated sequence MLNNVLQGIWGLSAIGLIVLVLLHSPKGDGLGGIGGQAQLFTSAKSAETTLNRTTWVLTAIFMGLTVILSAGWLAS
- a CDS encoding matrixin family metalloprotease, producing the protein MRVGWRVKPWRRWAIASILLLFLGSVLAIATPALPPPQAHPLPPTLAQWGDRSGDYFEEIESTPLGYLVWSSLPISVYIEVPKDPSDRVQTWQKAVERAVMDWNPYLPLNPVDSPENADIRIWYRRPPLRLSSTGEILRARTAETRYEFYKRSPATPMHRCDIYLSPHQSAIYTLATARHELGHALGIWGHSPSPEDVMYFSQVQDPVEISPRDINTLKRIYEQPTRLGWEQR
- a CDS encoding acetolactate synthase large subunit produces the protein MNTAELLVRCLENEGVRYVFGLPGEENLQVLKALSGSSIQFITVRHEQGAAFMADVYGRLTGKAGVCLSTLGPGATNLMTGVADANLDGAPLVAITGQVGTDRMHIESHQYLDLVAMFSPVTKWNTQIVRPSNTPEIVRKAFKIAQSEKPGAVHIDLPENIAAMPVEGKPLERDKRDKSYAAYQTINEAAVAISKASHPLLLVGNGAIRAKASDALTEFATQLNIPVANTFMGKGVIPYTHPLALWTAGLQQRDYISCAFDHTDLVIAVGYDLIEFSPKKWNPEGKIPIIHIGALPAEIDSSYIPIVEIVGDISDSLTEILRRSDRQGKAPAYATELRSDIREDYEQYATDGEFPIKPQKLIYDLRQVLGPEDILISDVGAHKMWIARHYHCDRPNTCLISNGFAAMGIAIPGAIAAKLVHPDRKVIAATGDGGFMMNCQELETALRVGTAFVTLIFNDGGYGLIEWKQQDHYGESAFIKFGNPDFVKFAESMGLKGYRVNSAAELIPTLKEALNQEVPAVIDCPVDYRENYLFSKKSGGLNCAI